Proteins encoded together in one Phoenix dactylifera cultivar Barhee BC4 unplaced genomic scaffold, palm_55x_up_171113_PBpolish2nd_filt_p 001569F, whole genome shotgun sequence window:
- the LOC103719987 gene encoding LOW QUALITY PROTEIN: GPI mannosyltransferase 3-like (The sequence of the model RefSeq protein was modified relative to this genomic sequence to represent the inferred CDS: deleted 2 bases in 1 codon; substituted 1 base at 1 genomic stop codon), protein MSHRRRSDLPPSRTTDRTPNPKSCRGGGGDRREKMSSWSSRGVASAVFSSKRRVGXWALSLAFRAINSLLVQTYFNPDEHWQSLEVAQRIVFGYGHLTWEWKKGIRSYLHPLPFALLYKILAFLRLDTPWFMVKVPRLLQSFFATFGDLYLYKLSKLVFDEHVARWALFCQLANWFMFFCITRTLSNSLETVLTVIGIFLWLSAGGSSKGSAAASRKGLLVAALACAIRPTSAITWLYVGLLDLIGLQSRFEFLFFEVIPIGVLVVAVALLFDCWMYGSWIFVPLNFLKFNFLSSGGDYYGTHKWHWYFTQGFSVMLLTFLPFSVVGIFKSKEWRLSGLIAWVIGVFSMLGHKEFRFVLPVLPIGLMFSGYSLEIMLKPDLSDPKRRSKFCNRCPSRVHLAVLFLNLSNVPMALYTSLIHQRGSEDVMFYLSKEAHDGKVKSILFLMPCHSTPYYSTLHHNLPMRFLDCTPGGNKGNLDESDRFMMDPAGFVTDMFRNSTLPSHIVLFSSEEGLLRELLILHSFREIFDDSESP, encoded by the exons ATGAGCCATCGGCGACGATCGGACTTGCCTCCGTCGAGGACGACGGATCGCACCCCAAACCCCAAGTCctgccgaggaggaggaggagacagAAGGGAAAAGATGTCGTCGTGGTCTTCGAGGGGGGTCGCCTCCGCCGTCTTCTCGTCGAAGAGGAGGGTA GGATAATGGGCGTTGTCGCTTGCCTTCCGAGCCATCAATTCGCTGCTGGTTCAGACCTACTTCAACCCGGACGAGCACTGGCAGTCACTCGAGGTCGCCCAACGCATCGTTTTCGG GTACGGGCATCTGACCTGGGAGTGGAAGAAGGGGATCCGCAGCTATCTCCATCCTCTGCCATTCGCTCTGCTCTACAAGATCCTGGCTTTCCTTCGCTTGGACACCCCTTGGTTCATG GTGAAGGTTCCACGGCTTCTGCAATCCTTTTTTGCAACGTTTGGCGATCTGTACCTGTACAAACTTTCTAAGCTCGTGTTTGATGAGCATGTGGCACGATGGGCG CTCTTTTGTCAATTGGCAAACTGGTTCATGTTCTTCTGCATCACACGAACATTGTCAAATAGTTTGGAGACGGTGCTGACTGTGATAGGAATATTCTTATGGCTCTCAGCTGGTGGATCTTCGAAGGGATCTGCTGCTGCTTCAAGGAAGGGTTTGCTTGTAGCAGCATTAGCTTGTGCCATTCGACCAACAAGTGCTATTACATGGCTCTATGTTGGGTTGCTGGATCTAATTGGACTGCAGTCAAGATTTGAGTTCCTCTTTTTTGAGGTAATTCCTATAGG GGTTTTGGTGGTTGCCGTTGCACTTTTATTTGATTGCTGGATGTATGGGTCATGGATATTTGTGCCGCtgaattttcttaagtttaATTTCCTTTCTTCTGGAGGGGACTACTATGGAACTCACAAATGGCACTGGTACTTCACTCAGGGGTTTTCAGTCATGCTCTTGACTTTCTTACCGTTTTCAGTAGTTGGCATCTTTAAGTCCAAGGAATGGAGGCTTTCAGGTCTAATTGCTTGGGTTATAGGGGTTTTTAGTATGCTTGGTCACAAAGAATTCAG GTTTGTTCTGCCCGTGCTTCCAATAGGTTTGATGTTTTCCGGATATTCCTTAGAAATTATGTTGAAACCTGATCTTTCAGATCCAAAAAGAAGATCCAAATTTTGCAATAGATGCCCCTCAAGAGTGCATCTGGCTGTTCTTTTCCTCAATTTGAGCAATGTTCCGATGGCATTATATACGAGTTTAATCCATCAG AGAGGAAGTGAAGATGTTATGTTCTATCTATCTAAAGAAGCCCATGATGGAAAAGTGAAGAGCATTCTATTCCTTATGCCCTGCCACTCAACGCCTTATTACTCTACTTTGCATCATAACCTCCCAATGCGCTTTCTGGATTGCACTCCGGG TGGCAACAAAGGGAACCTGGATGAGTCAGATCGTTTCATGATGGATCCAGCTGGTTTTGTGACTGACATGTTTAGAAATTCAACTCTTCCCAGTCACATAGTACTATTTAGTTCTGAAGAAGGACTTTTAAGGGAGTTGCTAATATTACATTCCTTTAGAGAG ATTTTTGATGACTCTGAATCTCCATGA